The following proteins are co-located in the Corynebacterium kalinowskii genome:
- a CDS encoding long-chain-fatty-acid--CoA ligase, with amino-acid sequence MSALQSETWLKYFPEWVPHRLDYADTTILDCYDNNLAKNPDKTATNFFGRTQTYAEVDRQVRRAAAGLKAFGVRPGDRVAILLPNCPQHLIAFYAVVKLGAIVVEHNPLYTAHELEHPFQDHGARIAICWDKAAGMLEQLRSSTPLETIISVDMTQAMPAVQRAALKLPVPKLRKLRNKITAEAPNTVPWEALVGSAIGGDGNDIVSPADITTESIALILYTSGTTGAPKGAQLSHGNLMANVIQGKYWVPNLGEQKEVFLAALPFFHAYGMTFLVLEGVYVGAEIVMLPSPDMKLIMKVMKKYQPTWIPGVPTLYEKIIEAALEHNVDISCVRAAFSGASSLPVSTVEKWETLTGGRLVEGYGLTECSPIVTGNPMTANRRPGYIGVPFPDTLVRIANPDNLDDTMPDGTEGEVLVKGPQVFHGYLNQPEATAESFHDGWYRTGDVGVMEEDGFVRLVARIKEIIITGGFNVYPGEVEEVLLEHPDVEQCAVVGMPRDDGSETVCAAITLAEGAAMDPEGLKEYCRQQLTRYKVPRAFYHFEELPADQLGKIRRREVQEQLIARYRS; translated from the coding sequence ATGTCTGCCCTCCAATCCGAAACTTGGCTCAAGTATTTCCCGGAGTGGGTACCGCACCGCCTGGATTATGCAGACACCACGATCCTGGATTGCTACGACAACAACCTGGCAAAGAACCCAGACAAGACCGCCACGAACTTTTTCGGACGCACCCAGACCTATGCCGAGGTGGATCGACAGGTACGCCGAGCGGCGGCAGGTCTTAAGGCATTCGGTGTCCGCCCGGGCGATCGGGTAGCTATCCTGCTGCCGAACTGCCCGCAACACCTGATCGCCTTCTACGCAGTGGTCAAGCTCGGAGCGATCGTGGTGGAACACAATCCGCTCTACACCGCGCACGAGCTGGAGCACCCGTTCCAAGATCACGGCGCGCGGATCGCGATCTGCTGGGACAAGGCCGCGGGCATGCTGGAGCAGCTACGTTCCTCGACCCCGCTGGAGACAATCATTTCGGTGGATATGACGCAGGCGATGCCCGCTGTGCAGCGCGCGGCGCTCAAGCTGCCCGTGCCAAAGCTGCGGAAGCTCCGTAACAAAATCACGGCGGAAGCACCTAACACGGTGCCGTGGGAGGCCCTGGTCGGTTCGGCCATCGGTGGCGACGGCAACGACATCGTCTCTCCTGCAGACATCACCACGGAGTCGATCGCGCTCATTCTTTATACGTCCGGAACCACGGGCGCCCCGAAGGGCGCGCAGCTCTCGCACGGCAACCTGATGGCGAACGTGATCCAAGGCAAGTATTGGGTTCCGAACCTCGGCGAGCAAAAGGAAGTCTTCCTGGCTGCGCTGCCGTTCTTCCATGCCTATGGCATGACCTTCCTGGTACTCGAGGGCGTGTATGTAGGCGCGGAGATCGTGATGCTGCCGTCACCGGACATGAAGCTGATCATGAAGGTGATGAAGAAGTACCAGCCGACGTGGATTCCTGGGGTACCAACGCTCTACGAAAAGATCATCGAGGCAGCACTCGAGCACAATGTGGATATCTCCTGCGTCCGCGCTGCCTTTTCCGGTGCCTCCTCCCTGCCGGTCAGCACGGTGGAAAAGTGGGAAACGCTCACCGGTGGCCGACTGGTAGAAGGCTACGGCCTCACCGAATGCTCGCCCATCGTCACCGGCAACCCGATGACCGCCAATCGGCGCCCCGGCTACATCGGCGTCCCGTTCCCGGACACGCTGGTGCGGATCGCGAACCCGGACAACCTCGACGATACGATGCCTGACGGCACGGAAGGTGAAGTCCTAGTCAAGGGCCCGCAGGTGTTCCACGGTTACCTCAACCAACCTGAAGCCACCGCCGAGTCCTTCCACGACGGCTGGTACCGCACCGGAGACGTCGGAGTGATGGAAGAAGACGGCTTCGTCCGCCTCGTCGCCCGCATTAAAGAGATCATCATCACAGGTGGCTTTAACGTGTACCCCGGCGAGGTCGAAGAGGTCCTCCTCGAGCACCCAGATGTGGAACAGTGCGCCGTGGTGGGAATGCCACGCGACGACGGTTCCGAAACGGTCTGCGCCGCCATCACGCTGGCAGAAGGCGCTGCCATGGACCCAGAAGGACTCAAGGAATACTGCCGTCAGCAGCTCACCAGGTACAAGGTTCCCCGGGCCTTTTATCACTTCGAGGAGCTGCCAGCGGACCAGTTGGGCAAGATCCGGCGTCGAGAAGTGCAAGAGCAGCTCATCGCCCGTTACCGCTCGTGA
- a CDS encoding long-chain-fatty-acid--CoA ligase produces the protein MSAYETKAWLDLYADWTPHTLEYGEGTLLDAYDATVKEHADRVATNFFGRTQTYAELDRTVRRAAAGLKAFGVRPGDRVAILLPNCPQHVAAFFAVLKLGATVVEHNPLYTSHELEHPFHDHGARIAICWDKAAPTLEKLRNSTSLETIVSVNMIEAMPSAQRFALRLPVPQLRKMRDKLSGDAPNAVPWELLIGDAIGGSGATLDAPQETTKDSIALILYTSGTTGTPKGAQLSHGNLMANVAQSMAWVPGLGDSKERFLACLPMFHAYGLTTNVLIGISCGAELMLLPAPDMKLIMKIMRKDTPTFLPGVPTLYEKIAEAAEDANVDITGVRNSFSGASALPAAIVERWENLTGGRLVEGYGLTECSPIVVGNPMDGGRRPGYIGLPFPDTIVRIANPDNLDETLPDGKEGEVLLKGPQVFQGYLNQPAATAESFHDGWYRTGDVGFMEPDGFIKLVARIKEVIITGGFNVYPVEVEDVLKGHPDVLACAVVGLPRPDGSENVCAAVTLVEGAAMDPEGLKSYCREQLTRYKVPRTFYHFEALPQDQMGKIRRREVREQLIERYVK, from the coding sequence GTGTCTGCTTACGAAACCAAGGCCTGGCTGGACCTTTACGCGGATTGGACCCCGCACACCCTCGAGTACGGTGAGGGCACGCTTCTCGACGCCTACGACGCGACCGTCAAGGAACACGCGGATCGCGTCGCCACGAACTTCTTTGGCCGAACCCAGACTTACGCGGAGCTTGATCGCACGGTTCGCCGGGCCGCCGCAGGTCTCAAGGCGTTCGGTGTCCGACCTGGCGATCGGGTCGCGATCCTGCTGCCGAACTGCCCGCAACACGTTGCCGCATTCTTTGCCGTCTTGAAGCTCGGCGCGACCGTGGTGGAGCACAACCCGCTGTACACCTCCCATGAACTCGAGCACCCATTCCACGACCACGGTGCCCGCATCGCAATCTGCTGGGACAAGGCTGCTCCAACCCTGGAGAAGCTGCGTAACTCCACGTCGCTGGAGACGATCGTGTCGGTGAACATGATCGAGGCGATGCCAAGTGCACAACGCTTTGCCCTGCGCCTACCTGTTCCGCAGCTGCGAAAGATGCGCGACAAGCTCTCCGGCGATGCCCCGAACGCGGTGCCATGGGAGCTGCTCATCGGCGACGCCATCGGCGGCAGCGGCGCAACCCTGGACGCTCCACAGGAGACCACAAAGGATTCCATCGCCCTGATCCTGTACACCTCGGGCACGACAGGTACTCCGAAGGGCGCTCAGCTTTCCCACGGAAACCTCATGGCGAACGTCGCCCAATCTATGGCTTGGGTCCCGGGTCTTGGCGATTCCAAGGAACGATTCCTCGCTTGTTTGCCAATGTTCCACGCCTACGGCCTGACCACCAACGTGCTCATCGGCATATCCTGTGGCGCCGAACTGATGCTGCTGCCTGCGCCGGACATGAAGCTGATCATGAAGATCATGCGCAAGGACACCCCTACCTTCCTGCCTGGTGTGCCGACCCTGTACGAAAAGATCGCTGAGGCAGCTGAAGATGCCAACGTGGACATTACGGGCGTGCGCAACTCCTTCTCAGGCGCTTCTGCCCTCCCAGCTGCGATTGTCGAGCGCTGGGAGAATCTCACCGGTGGCCGTCTCGTGGAAGGCTACGGCCTGACCGAGTGCTCCCCGATCGTGGTCGGTAACCCGATGGACGGTGGACGTCGCCCCGGATACATTGGCCTGCCGTTCCCTGACACCATCGTGCGCATTGCTAACCCGGACAACCTGGACGAGACCCTGCCGGACGGCAAAGAAGGCGAAGTCCTGCTCAAAGGCCCACAGGTGTTCCAGGGCTACCTCAACCAGCCAGCAGCCACCGCGGAATCCTTCCACGACGGCTGGTACCGCACCGGAGATGTCGGTTTCATGGAACCGGATGGCTTCATCAAGTTGGTTGCCCGCATCAAGGAAGTCATCATCACGGGCGGCTTCAACGTCTACCCGGTCGAGGTAGAGGATGTGCTCAAGGGCCACCCTGACGTGCTTGCGTGCGCTGTAGTCGGCTTGCCACGGCCCGACGGCTCTGAAAACGTCTGCGCCGCTGTCACTCTCGTCGAAGGCGCCGCCATGGATCCGGAGGGCCTCAAGTCCTACTGCCGCGAGCAGCTCACCCGATACAAGGTCCCGCGCACCTTCTACCACTTCGAGGCGCTGCCGCAGGACCAGATGGGTAAGATCCGCCGTCGCGAAGTTCGCGAGCAGCTGATCGAGCGGTACGTGAAGTAG
- a CDS encoding UDP-N-acetylmuramate dehydrogenase, whose amino-acid sequence MHDLLLTQKIAEIRPEIDKIAELELADVPLSQLTTLRLGGQPLLTARCMSQAAAIKLVTLLDAHSVPLLVVGGGSNLVVADGDLDIVAVVLDFDAISINPGTGLLRAEAGAEWDDVVALSLDAGLGGIECLSGIPGSAGAVPVQNVGAYGAEISSVLTQVRILDRATGDVSWQPATSLELAYRYSNLKFTARAVVLAIELQLTLDGLSAPLRFGELARRLGATEPGERRPAGEVREKVLELRRGKGMVLDPEDHDTWSAGSFFTNPTVDNRVADYVRRVTGEDNMPCYPVAGTDQSKLSAAWLIERAGFPKGYPGKGRATLSTKHTLALTNRGEATTDDLVALARDVVAGVDDKFGVQLVPEPVWVGVEL is encoded by the coding sequence GTGCATGACCTACTGCTGACCCAGAAAATCGCTGAGATTCGTCCAGAAATCGACAAAATCGCGGAGCTCGAGCTCGCAGATGTCCCGCTCAGCCAGCTCACCACGCTGCGTCTTGGCGGCCAGCCACTGCTCACTGCTCGCTGTATGTCGCAGGCCGCAGCAATCAAGCTCGTCACGCTTCTCGACGCCCATTCCGTCCCCCTCCTCGTCGTAGGAGGCGGGTCGAATCTTGTTGTCGCTGACGGCGATCTAGATATTGTGGCGGTCGTCCTCGACTTCGATGCCATTTCCATCAATCCGGGTACTGGTCTGCTGCGCGCGGAAGCCGGTGCCGAGTGGGATGACGTTGTGGCGCTCTCGCTGGATGCCGGTTTGGGCGGTATCGAGTGCTTGTCTGGCATTCCTGGTTCTGCCGGCGCAGTGCCCGTACAAAACGTTGGCGCATACGGCGCGGAAATCTCGAGCGTGCTCACGCAAGTCCGCATCCTCGACCGCGCCACCGGTGACGTGTCGTGGCAGCCAGCTACTTCTTTGGAGTTGGCTTACCGATACTCCAATCTGAAGTTCACTGCCCGCGCTGTCGTGCTCGCCATTGAGCTGCAGCTCACGCTAGATGGGCTTTCTGCTCCGCTGCGCTTTGGTGAGCTCGCCCGCAGGCTCGGCGCCACCGAGCCCGGCGAGCGTCGGCCTGCGGGCGAGGTCCGTGAAAAAGTCTTGGAGCTGCGTCGTGGCAAGGGCATGGTCCTGGATCCGGAGGACCACGATACTTGGTCAGCGGGCTCTTTCTTCACCAACCCGACCGTCGATAATCGCGTGGCCGACTACGTGCGGCGCGTAACCGGCGAGGACAACATGCCGTGCTACCCGGTCGCGGGCACCGACCAATCTAAGCTCTCCGCGGCGTGGCTCATCGAGCGCGCCGGGTTCCCGAAGGGCTACCCGGGTAAGGGACGCGCGACCTTGTCCACCAAGCACACCCTGGCGCTCACTAACCGTGGCGAGGCCACCACGGATGACTTGGTGGCCTTAGCTCGCGACGTCGTGGCCGGCGTGGACGACAAGTTCGGCGTGCAGCTCGTGCCGGAACCGGTATGGGTCGGGGTCGAGCTTTAG
- a CDS encoding DUF2505 domain-containing protein — protein MAKRSENTAVINFPPAKVLEAYSNADYWAYNVANFSTEPGEVNQFTKTDDGVEVVLYEVLPQELMPEAARAMITQALKVKRTITLSSTGGSYNADVKGTPVDFKGDITITGEDTTTLAYANEVTVNIPFMGPAIEPKIAEFLGDFFNNEAALTEKWISENL, from the coding sequence ATGGCTAAGCGTAGCGAGAACACCGCAGTAATCAATTTTCCACCGGCAAAGGTCCTCGAGGCCTACTCCAACGCCGACTACTGGGCGTACAACGTGGCGAACTTCTCCACCGAACCAGGCGAAGTAAACCAGTTCACCAAGACTGATGACGGCGTTGAGGTTGTCCTTTACGAAGTCCTCCCGCAGGAACTCATGCCAGAGGCAGCCCGCGCCATGATCACCCAGGCTCTGAAGGTCAAGCGCACCATCACCCTGTCCTCCACCGGCGGCTCTTACAACGCTGATGTTAAGGGCACCCCGGTCGATTTCAAGGGCGACATCACCATCACCGGTGAGGACACCACCACCCTGGCTTATGCCAACGAAGTCACCGTCAACATCCCGTTCATGGGCCCAGCCATCGAGCCAAAGATCGCCGAGTTCTTGGGCGATTTCTTCAACAACGAGGCAGCCCTGACCGAAAAGTGGATCTCCGAAAACCTCTAA
- a CDS encoding class I SAM-dependent methyltransferase, giving the protein MADHAHNLRFSASRGRPIGVITRGTTNVNRLRRCDRWLRYTPLVGSALSGPEPLALDVGYGASHTTTVEWAGWLRQVNPSVQVKGLEINPERVLPPRDGVTFELGGFELGGYTPHLVRAFNVLRQYDVSQVEDAWAEVCSRLAPNGLFVEGTCDELGRRSCWVLLSPLGPMSLTLAWDPFDVEKPSDLAERLPKKLIHQNVPGTPVYSFLRSLDDAWERAAGWATYGPRVRWREARSLLDMPMEPIRRRIRDNVITVPWEYVV; this is encoded by the coding sequence ATGGCCGATCACGCACATAACCTGCGCTTTAGCGCGTCGCGTGGTCGGCCTATCGGCGTTATTACCCGCGGCACCACGAACGTAAATAGGCTGCGCCGCTGCGACAGGTGGCTGCGATACACCCCGCTCGTTGGGTCGGCGCTGTCTGGGCCAGAGCCACTCGCCCTGGATGTGGGCTACGGCGCCTCGCACACCACCACCGTCGAATGGGCGGGCTGGCTGCGACAAGTAAACCCGTCAGTCCAGGTCAAAGGCCTCGAGATCAATCCCGAGCGCGTCCTGCCGCCCCGTGATGGCGTCACCTTCGAACTTGGCGGCTTCGAGCTCGGCGGCTATACCCCTCATCTCGTCCGCGCGTTCAATGTGCTGCGCCAATACGACGTCTCCCAAGTGGAGGACGCCTGGGCCGAGGTGTGCTCCAGGCTGGCGCCGAATGGGTTGTTTGTCGAGGGAACCTGCGACGAACTGGGCAGGCGCTCCTGCTGGGTGTTGCTTTCCCCCTTGGGCCCGATGTCACTGACCCTCGCGTGGGACCCTTTCGACGTGGAAAAGCCCAGCGACTTGGCAGAACGCCTGCCCAAGAAGCTGATCCACCAGAACGTGCCGGGCACCCCGGTCTACTCTTTTCTGCGCTCCCTCGACGATGCGTGGGAACGCGCCGCCGGGTGGGCGACCTACGGGCCACGGGTCAGATGGCGGGAAGCCCGCTCGCTACTGGATATGCCCATGGAACCGATTCGTCGGCGAATCCGGGACAACGTAATTACGGTGCCCTGGGAGTATGTGGTGTAG
- a CDS encoding LmeA family phospholipid-binding protein, which yields MTTKIWKVFISLALVAVLLVIAAEFGLRWMISDQMKKDFAAQGTTTSAEPSISFGPTPILLSQITGMIPQVDVETPSTVQISEGSDGAPRVDGAPATKISIDNLNIKDNANPTAGHLEVNTELPEDFLLAQAQASMAAQTAKQQGGDFASQLIRGLVKITKVDALAAEQAVKVEFTDGAATLTLRPTLENGALKFKAEDASLLGMNLPSQVTDTLTTAMEKQATELSGLLKVDQLQVEDTKISLRLVGDNVPLNELQGTGEPQRPRN from the coding sequence GTGACTACTAAAATCTGGAAAGTCTTCATCAGCCTCGCGCTTGTCGCCGTCCTGCTCGTCATTGCAGCCGAGTTCGGTCTGCGTTGGATGATCAGTGACCAAATGAAGAAGGACTTCGCAGCTCAAGGCACCACGACTTCGGCCGAGCCAAGCATCTCCTTCGGGCCGACCCCGATTCTGCTCTCCCAGATCACGGGCATGATCCCGCAGGTTGATGTGGAAACGCCCTCCACGGTCCAGATTTCTGAAGGGTCGGACGGCGCTCCCCGCGTCGATGGCGCTCCTGCCACCAAAATTTCCATCGATAACCTCAACATCAAGGACAATGCCAACCCGACCGCAGGGCACCTGGAAGTAAATACCGAGTTGCCCGAGGACTTCCTGCTCGCGCAGGCGCAGGCATCGATGGCGGCGCAAACCGCAAAGCAGCAGGGCGGCGACTTCGCTTCCCAGTTGATTAGGGGTCTAGTGAAGATCACCAAGGTCGATGCCCTCGCTGCAGAGCAGGCCGTCAAGGTGGAATTTACGGATGGCGCTGCCACCCTCACCCTCCGCCCGACGCTGGAAAATGGCGCGCTGAAGTTCAAGGCCGAGGATGCCAGCCTGCTGGGTATGAACCTGCCGTCCCAGGTCACCGACACCCTCACCACCGCCATGGAAAAGCAGGCGACAGAATTATCCGGCCTGCTCAAGGTCGATCAACTGCAGGTGGAGGACACCAAGATTTCGCTCCGCCTTGTCGGCGATAATGTGCCTCTCAATGAGTTGCAAGGCACCGGCGAGCCACAGCGCCCGCGCAACTAA
- a CDS encoding 2-deoxyribose-5-phosphate aldolase yields the protein MTQEITSLLEYAVLDPLAVAADVVKRAQEAEEQGVPAVCVAPHLLAALPETQLRVGSVCGFPHGTHHPLIKATEARFAVQNGAVEIALVPNLGAIASGDMNALLGEIVAVREAITEHIKLTVILETAAFATGQIQAAAETAARAGADFLQTSTGFHPAGGTTAQAVQQLKGVLPVKATGSADQAAECLAAGASRIVVL from the coding sequence ATGACCCAGGAGATAACGTCCCTATTGGAATACGCGGTGCTGGACCCGTTGGCGGTGGCTGCGGACGTCGTAAAGCGGGCGCAAGAAGCTGAAGAACAGGGCGTCCCCGCGGTGTGCGTGGCTCCGCACTTGCTGGCCGCGCTGCCGGAAACGCAGCTGCGAGTGGGCAGTGTGTGTGGTTTCCCGCATGGCACGCACCACCCGCTGATCAAGGCGACGGAGGCGCGCTTTGCGGTGCAAAACGGAGCGGTGGAGATTGCGCTGGTGCCCAATCTCGGTGCGATCGCGAGCGGCGACATGAATGCGCTGCTGGGGGAGATCGTGGCGGTGCGGGAGGCAATCACGGAGCACATCAAGCTCACGGTGATCCTGGAGACCGCTGCTTTTGCTACCGGGCAGATTCAGGCTGCTGCGGAGACCGCGGCCCGGGCCGGAGCGGATTTCCTGCAAACCTCCACCGGGTTCCATCCGGCCGGAGGAACGACGGCGCAGGCAGTGCAGCAGCTGAAAGGCGTGCTACCGGTGAAAGCCACCGGCTCTGCGGATCAGGCGGCAGAATGTCTCGCGGCGGGCGCGAGCCGAATCGTCGTGCTTTAG
- the purU gene encoding formyltetrahydrofolate deformylase yields the protein MTPVALPESDEHQYILTLSCQDTTGIVARISAFIEEMGGWIVEADYFTDAQSGWFFTRQAVRASSISVSFAEFKARFEEVADSIAANVQWRLYDNSLRKKAVILVSKEGHCLHDLLGRVAQNDYPMDVVAVIGNHENLRPIAEAHGIEYHYVPFPKDAVGKRKSFDEVAELVNAHEPDAIVLARFMQILPADLCEMWAGRAINIHHSFLPSFMGARPYHQAYQRGVKLIGATCHYATSDLDDGPIIEQDVIRISHKDTPADMQRKGRDAEQQVLARGLRFHLEDRVLIHGNHTVVLV from the coding sequence ATGACCCCAGTAGCGCTCCCTGAATCTGACGAACACCAATACATCCTGACCCTCAGTTGCCAGGACACCACTGGCATTGTGGCTCGCATCTCCGCGTTCATTGAGGAGATGGGTGGCTGGATCGTTGAGGCCGACTACTTCACCGATGCGCAGTCTGGTTGGTTCTTCACTCGGCAGGCGGTGCGAGCGTCGTCGATAAGCGTGTCCTTTGCGGAATTCAAGGCACGTTTTGAGGAGGTGGCGGATTCCATCGCCGCGAACGTGCAGTGGCGGTTGTACGACAATTCGCTGCGCAAGAAGGCTGTAATCCTGGTGTCGAAAGAAGGCCACTGCTTGCACGACCTCCTCGGTCGTGTGGCACAGAATGACTACCCGATGGATGTGGTCGCGGTGATCGGCAACCACGAGAACCTGCGTCCGATTGCCGAAGCGCACGGCATCGAGTACCACTATGTTCCGTTCCCGAAGGATGCAGTGGGCAAGCGCAAGTCTTTTGATGAGGTCGCCGAGCTCGTGAACGCGCACGAGCCAGATGCGATTGTCCTGGCGCGCTTCATGCAGATTCTGCCCGCCGATCTGTGTGAAATGTGGGCTGGCCGCGCGATCAATATCCACCACAGCTTCCTGCCGTCGTTCATGGGTGCCCGGCCATATCACCAGGCGTACCAGCGCGGTGTGAAGCTGATCGGCGCAACCTGTCACTACGCCACCTCTGATCTCGATGACGGCCCGATCATCGAGCAGGACGTCATCCGTATCTCGCACAAAGACACGCCAGCGGACATGCAGCGCAAGGGTCGCGACGCCGAACAACAGGTTCTTGCCCGCGGACTGCGCTTCCATCTGGAAGACCGCGTGCTTATCCACGGCAATCACACCGTGGTGTTGGTGTAG
- a CDS encoding DUF2516 family protein produces the protein MVVTPELVLGIIRATIYVLIAICGLVGAAQVATTREDAFEAAGRQQKWMWCAILAGSAAAIMFRFPLLDWIGIVAIGVYFFDVRPQIKDILAGNYRW, from the coding sequence ATGGTTGTTACTCCGGAACTCGTTCTTGGCATCATCCGGGCAACGATCTATGTTCTCATCGCCATCTGTGGACTTGTCGGCGCGGCCCAAGTGGCCACCACTCGCGAGGACGCTTTCGAGGCCGCGGGCCGACAGCAAAAGTGGATGTGGTGTGCGATCTTGGCAGGCTCCGCCGCCGCCATCATGTTCCGTTTCCCGCTGCTTGACTGGATCGGCATCGTTGCCATCGGCGTCTACTTCTTCGACGTGCGTCCCCAGATCAAGGACATTCTGGCGGGCAATTACCGCTGGTAG
- a CDS encoding DUF445 domain-containing protein: MSMPSPIDEQERRVALKRHKFFATALLGVAAVIFLTCRYVESTLGLDDAWIGYVRAAAEAGMIGGLADWFAVTALFKHPMGLKIPHTAIVKRKKDQVGVAMSEFISENFLNAELITQKVREFGIPEKLANWLVEPENATKVSAETGRLTANVVRAMDPADAEQLIQRALIDRAAEPEWGPPIGRLLEQLIADGKTEPLVEEVAQWMHRKALGAEALVVEVIDERMPTWAPRFVQDLVGDKVYRELVSWTASVAATPDHEARKAIRRFIKQLADDLQYDKVLKGRVEEWKQDLLGSEPLQAAPATLWAATSKGIIAAAEDPDSLLRTKVADLAVTWGGNLRDDSELRDSLDHRITGATRFLADNYAPAVAEIISETVERWDADEASDKIELMVGKDLQYIRLNGTIVGALAGLVIYTVSQVLFGS; this comes from the coding sequence ATGTCTATGCCTAGTCCTATCGATGAGCAGGAGCGCCGCGTCGCCCTCAAGCGACACAAGTTCTTCGCCACAGCGCTGCTCGGTGTTGCGGCGGTCATCTTTCTCACCTGCCGCTATGTGGAGTCCACGCTGGGGCTTGACGACGCCTGGATCGGCTACGTACGCGCGGCCGCTGAAGCCGGAATGATTGGTGGTCTGGCTGACTGGTTCGCGGTGACCGCCTTGTTCAAGCATCCGATGGGGCTCAAGATTCCGCACACGGCGATCGTGAAGCGGAAGAAGGACCAGGTCGGCGTGGCCATGAGCGAGTTCATTAGCGAGAACTTCCTCAATGCGGAACTGATCACGCAGAAGGTGCGGGAATTTGGCATCCCGGAAAAATTGGCCAATTGGCTGGTCGAGCCGGAGAATGCCACGAAGGTGTCCGCAGAGACTGGTCGGCTGACCGCCAATGTGGTGCGTGCGATGGATCCCGCAGACGCGGAGCAATTGATTCAGCGCGCCTTAATCGATAGGGCGGCAGAGCCGGAGTGGGGTCCGCCGATTGGGCGCCTCCTCGAGCAACTCATCGCTGATGGCAAGACCGAGCCTCTTGTGGAAGAAGTGGCTCAGTGGATGCATCGGAAGGCTTTGGGCGCAGAGGCACTCGTGGTCGAAGTGATCGACGAGCGCATGCCTACCTGGGCGCCTCGCTTTGTACAAGACTTGGTGGGGGACAAGGTATACCGCGAGTTGGTCTCCTGGACTGCGTCGGTCGCAGCAACCCCCGACCACGAGGCCCGCAAGGCGATTCGTCGCTTCATCAAACAACTCGCAGATGACCTCCAGTATGACAAGGTACTCAAGGGCCGAGTGGAGGAGTGGAAGCAGGACTTGCTGGGCTCCGAGCCACTTCAGGCGGCACCGGCGACACTGTGGGCCGCTACGTCTAAAGGCATCATCGCCGCTGCCGAAGACCCAGATTCGTTGCTGCGCACCAAGGTGGCAGACCTAGCTGTGACCTGGGGCGGCAACCTGCGTGACGACTCCGAACTGCGCGACTCCCTGGACCATCGCATCACTGGAGCCACCCGGTTCTTGGCTGACAACTATGCTCCTGCCGTGGCAGAAATCATTTCCGAGACCGTCGAGCGTTGGGATGCGGATGAAGCTTCAGACAAGATTGAGCTCATGGTGGGCAAGGACTTGCAGTACATCCGTCTGAACGGCACGATTGTGGGTGCGTTGGCAGGCCTCGTCATTTACACGGTCTCCCAGGTGCTCTTTGGCAGCTAG
- a CDS encoding succinate dehydrogenase/fumarate reductase iron-sulfur subunit, which yields MKLTLEIWRQAGPNTEGHFETVQVPDAVEQMSILELLDHVNEGMIEAGKEPFAFASDCREGICGTCGLNVNGRPHGADKNKPACQQRMYNYKDGETLKIEPLRSAAFPVIKDMIVDRSALDRVMQQGGYVSVDAGTAPDADTLHMNHQTAELALDHAACIGCGACVAACPNGAAHLFTGAKLVHLSLMPMGKDERGKRARQMVDQVETTFGPCSLYGECADVCPAGIPLTAVAAINKERARAFFSAKDN from the coding sequence ATGAAACTGACTCTTGAAATTTGGCGTCAGGCTGGACCAAACACCGAAGGTCACTTCGAGACTGTCCAGGTCCCTGACGCAGTCGAGCAGATGTCCATCCTCGAGCTTCTTGACCACGTCAACGAAGGCATGATCGAGGCTGGCAAGGAGCCATTCGCGTTCGCTTCTGACTGCCGCGAAGGCATCTGTGGTACCTGTGGCCTGAACGTAAACGGTCGTCCACACGGTGCAGACAAGAACAAGCCTGCCTGCCAGCAGCGCATGTACAACTACAAGGATGGCGAAACCCTCAAGATCGAGCCACTGCGCTCTGCCGCCTTCCCTGTGATCAAGGACATGATCGTTGACCGTTCCGCTCTGGACCGCGTTATGCAGCAGGGTGGCTACGTCTCCGTCGATGCTGGTACTGCTCCAGATGCAGACACCCTGCACATGAACCACCAGACTGCAGAGCTGGCTCTTGACCACGCTGCTTGCATTGGTTGTGGCGCATGTGTCGCTGCCTGCCCTAACGGTGCGGCTCACCTGTTCACCGGCGCCAAGCTGGTTCACCTCTCCCTCATGCCAATGGGCAAGGATGAGCGTGGCAAGCGTGCTCGCCAGATGGTCGACCAGGTTGAAACCACCTTCGGTCCATGTTCCCTCTACGGTGAATGTGCCGATGTCTGCCCTGCAGGTATCCCACTGACCGCAGTTGCTGCGATCAACAAGGAGAGGGCTCGTGCTTTCTTCTCCGCAAAGGACAACTAA